The following are encoded together in the Gilvimarinus sp. DA14 genome:
- a CDS encoding TRAP transporter substrate-binding protein, with amino-acid sequence MRANPKQPHALKVFCSCAAIAATVAFIVYFAVASSSSRGTTLFVAYAQNSQPVIDALQLLGERVEQKTDGAVKVKFFPDSQLGGERELVELLQVGAVDITKVSAGLMESFSPVYGVFSMPFLFDNTEHFYRVMDSAEIMAPIYASTQHNGFVGMGYYDSGSRSVYVKDRPVRSVEDLAGRKLRVMQSEAAIEMMRLLGATPVAMGQAEVYTAMQQGILDGAENNEFALTIARHAEIAKHYTYTMHTRIPDVVLISNKTLEKLTDDQVAAVYEAMEESIEFQKQAWSESIEATRQLAVDEFGVTFYEVDLKPFVEAVQPIYEGLKPYPEQYELYRDVRALGD; translated from the coding sequence ATGAGGGCTAACCCAAAGCAGCCCCATGCTCTAAAAGTGTTTTGCTCATGCGCCGCCATCGCGGCGACAGTGGCATTCATTGTTTACTTTGCGGTGGCCTCAAGCTCCAGCCGGGGCACGACACTTTTTGTCGCTTACGCTCAGAACAGTCAGCCTGTGATTGACGCTTTGCAGCTGCTGGGTGAGCGGGTTGAGCAGAAGACTGACGGCGCCGTGAAGGTCAAATTTTTTCCCGACAGTCAGCTGGGCGGTGAACGCGAATTAGTCGAGCTGTTGCAGGTGGGTGCGGTGGATATCACCAAAGTATCTGCCGGTCTTATGGAAAGTTTTTCGCCAGTTTACGGCGTCTTTTCCATGCCATTTCTTTTTGATAATACCGAGCATTTCTATCGCGTTATGGATAGCGCCGAAATTATGGCGCCGATTTATGCGTCGACGCAGCACAATGGTTTTGTGGGCATGGGTTATTACGATTCCGGTTCGCGCAGCGTTTACGTAAAGGATAGGCCTGTGCGTTCGGTGGAGGATTTAGCAGGCCGCAAACTGCGGGTTATGCAAAGTGAAGCGGCGATTGAAATGATGCGTCTGTTGGGCGCGACCCCGGTGGCGATGGGGCAGGCGGAAGTCTACACCGCCATGCAGCAGGGCATTTTGGACGGCGCCGAGAATAACGAGTTTGCGCTGACGATTGCACGGCACGCGGAAATTGCCAAGCACTACACTTACACCATGCACACCCGTATCCCCGATGTGGTGTTGATCAGCAACAAAACCTTGGAAAAGTTAACCGATGATCAGGTGGCCGCCGTTTACGAGGCCATGGAAGAATCCATCGAATTTCAAAAGCAGGCCTGGAGTGAATCGATTGAAGCGACTCGCCAACTTGCGGTCGATGAATTCGGGGTGACTTTTTATGAGGTTGATTTAAAGCCCTTCGTTGAAGCGGTGCAGCCCATTTACGAGGGGCTGAAACCTTACCCCGAACAGTACGAGCTTTACCGCGATGTTCGGGCATTGGGCGATTGA
- a CDS encoding glycoside hydrolase family 28 protein, giving the protein MSDKPLPPVAVNRRAFLHGALSMAALAGCTSTALVKKQAMPMEEVNVSAPFAMPTLRIPDFSGRPSYRITDFGARPDDKVANGKAIHRTIALASENGGGTVVIPRGEWLTGKIHLQSHVNLHLEEGAVLLFSEDPADYLPAVKTTWEGMECYNYSPLIYAYGCDNIAITGKGMLKARLDVWEVWYGRPKPHMDALAELYHMAAKSVPVQERQMAYEGANLRPHFVQFNRCRHVLVEGISIENSPFWVLHPFLSKDVVIRGVSVHAHGHNNDGVDPEMTQNMLIENCTFDQGDDAIAVKSGRNQDAWRLNRPAKNIVMRHCRIKQAHQLLAVGSELSGGVENILVEHCQFDDGTEYAGTGNLVFIKTNERRGGFVRNITVRDVTAVALEGGALSIATDVLYQWRDLVPTYERRLTPIEGITLENIRIEQARYLCKINGQQALPVKDVTLNNVRADQLKEAAIQNTHVVHFQRR; this is encoded by the coding sequence ATGAGCGATAAGCCCCTTCCCCCCGTTGCCGTTAATCGCCGCGCTTTTTTGCACGGCGCCCTGTCAATGGCTGCGCTGGCCGGTTGCACGTCGACCGCCCTGGTGAAAAAACAAGCCATGCCCATGGAGGAGGTTAACGTGTCGGCACCATTTGCCATGCCGACCCTGCGGATTCCCGACTTCTCCGGCCGTCCGTCCTACCGTATTACCGACTTCGGTGCCAGGCCGGATGACAAGGTGGCCAATGGTAAAGCCATTCACCGCACCATCGCGCTGGCCTCCGAAAACGGCGGCGGCACGGTGGTTATTCCTCGGGGCGAGTGGCTGACCGGTAAAATCCACCTGCAAAGTCACGTTAATCTGCACTTGGAAGAGGGCGCTGTTCTGCTGTTTTCTGAGGACCCGGCCGATTACCTGCCAGCGGTAAAGACTACTTGGGAGGGAATGGAGTGCTATAACTACTCGCCCCTTATTTATGCCTATGGTTGCGACAATATTGCCATTACCGGCAAGGGCATGCTCAAGGCCCGGCTGGATGTGTGGGAGGTGTGGTACGGCCGTCCCAAGCCGCACATGGATGCTCTGGCCGAGCTGTACCATATGGCCGCCAAGAGCGTACCGGTGCAAGAGCGTCAAATGGCGTATGAGGGGGCCAACCTGCGTCCTCATTTTGTGCAGTTTAACCGCTGCCGTCATGTTCTGGTGGAGGGCATCTCGATAGAGAATTCCCCCTTTTGGGTGCTGCACCCGTTTCTCAGTAAGGATGTTGTGATTCGCGGTGTGAGTGTGCACGCCCACGGTCACAATAACGACGGCGTAGACCCGGAAATGACGCAAAATATGCTGATTGAGAATTGCACCTTTGATCAGGGGGATGACGCCATCGCGGTTAAGTCGGGGCGCAACCAGGACGCCTGGCGACTCAACCGACCCGCCAAAAATATCGTTATGCGCCACTGCCGAATCAAGCAGGCGCATCAGCTGCTGGCCGTGGGCAGCGAGCTGTCTGGGGGCGTTGAAAATATCCTGGTCGAGCACTGCCAGTTTGACGACGGCACCGAGTACGCCGGTACCGGCAACCTGGTATTTATCAAAACCAACGAGCGTCGCGGTGGTTTTGTGCGCAATATTACCGTGCGGGACGTGACCGCCGTTGCCCTGGAGGGTGGGGCGCTCAGTATTGCCACGGATGTGCTCTATCAGTGGCGGGATTTGGTGCCCACCTACGAGCGCCGCCTGACGCCCATCGAGGGAATCACCCTGGAGAATATTCGCATTGAGCAAGCGCGCTACCTGTGCAAGATAAATGGCCAGCAAGCCCTGCCGGTAAAAGACGTCACCCTGAATAACGTTCGCGCCGACCAGTTGAAGGAAGCGGCCATTCAAAACACCCATGTGGTTCACTTTCAGCGCCGCTAA
- a CDS encoding beta-galactosidase, producing the protein MKLMASATGMAASAPYVYAGSKSTRGAQPATPYQMNRLVHGVCYYPELWPKEDVDRDIVEMKKLGINLIRIGEFAWSSMEPQEGKISTRFFRDVMDKFHDAGISVVFCTPTPTPPRWLTYGHPDRLFVNADGERLIHGARQHVSYEHPAVREASFRIIKAIAQDLGDHPALVGWQIDNELKCHVAEDFSPAAVASWHRWLKERFGTIERLNKEWGTHIWSTYYNSFEQVPAPFKTPFLHNASLSTAYRMFNRERIAEFSDQQCEIIRQYSKAPITHNTNPAFSVNHERLFENLDFASYDAYPSSEQWDALVFRSDMYRAAKPGRPFWLMETSVAHNGWLGNHSPMHPEGFLAAEASLVYAMGGEGFCYWLWRQQRTGAEIPHSAVLSSWYKPSIGYSQVEKVEQMRQKLEPLLVNSQPLVPEIAVTWSDHARAMIETEPMDKDENFPDKYQGVVQLWHKKVFELGYHREVRFEGAALDGLKFLITPAMPYVSEEFLQRVIEFVKAGGIWLAGPGTGMRGREHSIPTDSGLGLLDDVAGVSAEYVFPLTGTGIQGKAGGKTLDFTGWCAALKADHADTRVLGTLETELAPGTAFLTERRLGKGKVVLLSAHPTGETGEQFLRELIQRYARELQLRPPFEVSAGTVVAPRVDQQGRRLWIAVNMDGQGGRLDLPSGARDASSGEALQGSSVTVAPYGWKAVVLPS; encoded by the coding sequence ATGAAACTGATGGCCTCGGCGACGGGAATGGCGGCATCCGCCCCTTATGTTTACGCCGGCAGTAAGTCGACGCGCGGCGCTCAGCCTGCGACCCCATACCAGATGAATCGTTTGGTGCACGGCGTTTGCTATTACCCGGAGCTGTGGCCAAAAGAAGATGTTGACCGCGACATCGTCGAGATGAAAAAGTTGGGCATTAACCTGATTCGCATCGGGGAGTTCGCCTGGTCAAGCATGGAGCCGCAAGAGGGAAAAATTTCCACTCGTTTTTTTCGCGACGTGATGGATAAGTTCCATGACGCCGGTATCTCAGTGGTGTTCTGTACGCCCACGCCCACGCCGCCGCGCTGGTTGACTTACGGCCACCCGGATCGCTTGTTTGTTAACGCCGATGGCGAGCGCTTGATTCACGGCGCGCGCCAACATGTGAGCTACGAACACCCCGCCGTGCGCGAAGCCAGTTTCCGAATTATTAAGGCCATTGCGCAGGACTTGGGAGATCATCCGGCGCTGGTGGGGTGGCAAATTGATAACGAACTCAAATGTCATGTGGCGGAAGATTTTAGTCCCGCGGCTGTGGCTTCTTGGCATCGCTGGTTGAAAGAGCGCTTTGGCACCATTGAGCGACTGAACAAAGAGTGGGGCACCCACATTTGGAGCACCTACTACAATTCGTTTGAGCAGGTGCCTGCGCCTTTCAAAACGCCGTTTTTGCACAATGCTTCCCTAAGTACCGCGTATCGAATGTTTAACCGGGAGCGTATCGCTGAGTTCTCGGATCAGCAGTGCGAGATTATTCGCCAGTACTCTAAGGCGCCGATTACCCACAATACCAATCCGGCGTTCTCGGTGAATCACGAGCGTTTGTTTGAAAATTTGGACTTTGCCTCCTACGACGCTTACCCCTCCAGCGAACAGTGGGATGCGCTGGTGTTTCGCAGCGATATGTATCGCGCCGCTAAACCGGGGCGCCCCTTTTGGCTGATGGAAACCAGCGTCGCGCATAACGGCTGGTTGGGAAATCACAGCCCGATGCATCCCGAAGGTTTTCTCGCGGCCGAGGCCTCGCTGGTGTATGCCATGGGCGGCGAGGGGTTTTGTTACTGGCTCTGGCGTCAGCAGCGTACCGGGGCCGAAATTCCCCACAGCGCGGTGCTCAGCAGTTGGTATAAGCCGTCTATTGGTTACTCCCAGGTTGAAAAAGTTGAGCAGATGCGACAAAAGCTGGAGCCGCTGCTGGTAAACAGCCAACCGCTGGTGCCGGAAATTGCCGTCACCTGGTCCGACCACGCCCGGGCGATGATTGAAACCGAGCCCATGGATAAAGACGAAAATTTCCCCGATAAGTATCAGGGTGTGGTGCAACTGTGGCACAAAAAAGTCTTCGAGCTGGGGTACCACCGTGAAGTCCGGTTTGAAGGTGCCGCCCTTGATGGATTGAAGTTTTTGATCACCCCGGCCATGCCCTATGTCAGTGAAGAGTTTCTGCAGCGGGTAATTGAATTTGTCAAAGCCGGTGGGATCTGGCTGGCCGGGCCGGGCACGGGTATGCGTGGCCGCGAGCACAGTATTCCCACCGATTCCGGTCTGGGGCTGCTGGATGATGTGGCCGGTGTGAGCGCCGAGTATGTTTTCCCGCTGACCGGTACTGGCATACAGGGTAAGGCCGGCGGCAAGACGCTGGATTTCACCGGTTGGTGCGCGGCGCTAAAGGCGGACCACGCCGACACCCGAGTGCTGGGCACTTTGGAAACCGAGCTGGCGCCGGGCACGGCGTTTCTCACCGAGCGCCGACTGGGTAAGGGCAAGGTCGTACTGCTGTCTGCTCACCCCACTGGCGAGACCGGCGAGCAATTTTTGCGTGAGCTGATTCAGCGCTACGCCCGCGAGCTGCAATTGCGCCCGCCGTTTGAGGTGAGCGCCGGCACGGTGGTGGCGCCGCGAGTGGATCAACAGGGGCGCCGTTTGTGGATCGCCGTCAACATGGATGGCCAGGGTGGTCGCTTGGACCTGCCCAGCGGCGCCCGCGATGCTTCCAGTGGCGAGGCTTTGCAGGGCTCAAGCGTTACTGTTGCCCCCTATGGGTGGAAGGCAGTTGTGCTGCCGTCGTAA
- a CDS encoding TRAP transporter small permease has translation MINRVRKTLDRIIVAVCSIWLLAMVAMTCWQIISRYLLGVPSTYSEEFLRFSLVWVSMLTIAYVVGLRKHVRFTLFSDKASEKAQRYWQILIELAFLAFAVFILVQGGYHASSITMNQISPSLGLPMGYVYLALPIAGAVLALYSLLNCIQLFTGEMDPDEEANNA, from the coding sequence ATGATTAATCGCGTTCGCAAGACGCTGGACCGAATTATTGTGGCGGTGTGCAGCATCTGGTTGCTGGCCATGGTCGCCATGACCTGCTGGCAAATTATCAGTCGTTATTTACTGGGGGTTCCCAGTACTTACTCTGAAGAGTTTCTGCGTTTTTCTCTGGTGTGGGTGTCCATGCTGACAATTGCCTACGTGGTGGGCTTGCGCAAACACGTCAGGTTTACCTTGTTTTCCGATAAGGCCTCGGAGAAGGCGCAACGTTACTGGCAAATCTTGATTGAGCTGGCGTTTTTAGCCTTTGCTGTTTTTATCCTTGTGCAAGGCGGCTATCACGCCAGCAGCATCACCATGAACCAGATTTCCCCCTCCTTGGGCCTGCCCATGGGCTATGTCTATTTGGCTTTGCCCATCGCCGGGGCCGTGTTAGCGCTGTACAGCCTGCTCAATTGTATTCAGTTGTTTACCGGTGAGATGGATCCCGACGAGGAGGCTAACAATGCTTGA
- a CDS encoding carbohydrate-binding protein has translation MRKDGRYFKGKRYTSAARFVPLALTAMLAACGSDDYTPAEPYEAPPPEDVERDTTGSSNVEYLDRGLVVLPAEDGGNVLSWRWSGLDEQRIRFEVYKNDEFFRTVRPGEPTFLEDINGQAGDSYQVVATVDGEEKDSSDVVQVQEKSYLSIPLNKPANGFVDGVEYSYIANDASAADLTGDGQYELILKWEPDNAKDNSQGGKTGDVLIDAYTLEGELLWRINLGHNIRAGAHYTQFIAYDFNQDGRAEVAMKTADGTVDGRGTVIGDADADYRNDGGYVLDGPEFLTMFEGATGEALSTVDYIPPRGDDINAIWGDDYGNRVDRFLAGVAYLDGKTPSLVISRGYYTRAVVATYNFDGNNLTQNWVYDSNNDTGASLAGQGAHSLSVADVDSDGADEIIFGAATLDNDGSVLYSTGLGHGDALHVTDIIPGNDGLEIFMVHESSGAYITDEGNFGVEVHDAATGEILISQPSNGEGDDVGRGVTGDIDPNYPGMESWGSRGGLMAADGSIISENKPAMNFMVWWDGDLNREMLDGTEITKWNSESLLVEKEPLFNAGTFSNGLAVSNNGTKATPALSADILGDWREEVVLANESSTRLMIYSSNIPTDIRLPTLMHDRQYRTAIAWQNVGYNQPPHPSFYMGSDMELYDHVIKELPQFKTQAVAGQAATGVTVQGNNDNILVKVFPGDAALGSATIFRATVNDRSAATEVGMLEGGQTSFVDETAVPDVTYYYWVEADIAGLDGAYEARMTSTLIPRVAVASMDNYVDLTWATSLNLSDVYIYRAPTDEEGMVPEKPTSSYAQVNGKARTWSDAGTEEGQKYYYWVELVTAAGDSIVADPVFGENLVVPKTNLNATYENGVLNVCWNLENVEPGATYNELYRNDQNQAGGRTRIYPISDPAVIYDGCFEDVGPEGGFPEGQGYWYMFKQVGNTEIVGPFGNGLASNVTNLSAELDPLLGTINVTWNLWNFGQDIVNVDLYRNTSASMSGRTLVREDVRARDGRLRDTGGNDGFVEGETYWYSFEVLLADNTVINTDPEGEVLFELPAPETNLITRLEDGGIRIDWNLENFQGEMSQIELLRNTEASDQGAMVVASEELEPRGVYAEYDGLVEGQTYWYMMRVTMANGDIITGEALGEIVYEANPTTTSVTINENEDGYCEISNGAIESNWAGFEGDGFSNTDNAEGEFISYKVNIQEAGTYRFLLRYANGAGDNRFALVDINSQIGAATIDMESTSGWDVWMETHVDVELEPGETDIKLRAGSGGGLGNVDYLFIDALTTDSAPQRIACAP, from the coding sequence ATGAGAAAAGACGGAAGGTATTTCAAAGGCAAACGTTACACCTCGGCAGCTCGGTTTGTGCCACTGGCACTAACCGCCATGCTCGCCGCCTGTGGTAGTGACGATTACACCCCGGCCGAACCCTATGAGGCTCCTCCTCCGGAGGACGTTGAGCGCGATACCACTGGCAGCTCCAATGTCGAATACTTGGATCGAGGGCTGGTGGTGCTGCCTGCCGAAGATGGCGGCAATGTGCTTAGTTGGCGTTGGTCAGGGCTTGATGAGCAGCGAATTCGCTTTGAAGTTTATAAGAACGATGAGTTTTTCAGAACGGTGCGCCCCGGTGAGCCAACCTTCCTGGAAGATATCAACGGCCAGGCCGGCGATAGCTATCAAGTGGTCGCGACCGTGGATGGCGAAGAAAAAGATTCTTCCGATGTTGTGCAGGTTCAGGAAAAATCCTATCTCAGTATTCCTCTCAATAAACCTGCTAACGGTTTTGTCGACGGGGTTGAATACAGTTATATCGCCAATGACGCGTCTGCAGCCGACCTGACCGGTGACGGTCAGTACGAGCTAATCCTTAAATGGGAGCCGGACAATGCTAAGGATAATTCCCAAGGCGGCAAAACCGGCGACGTATTGATTGATGCCTACACCCTGGAAGGGGAGCTTTTGTGGCGTATCAATCTGGGCCACAATATTCGTGCTGGCGCTCACTACACGCAATTTATCGCTTACGACTTTAACCAGGATGGCCGCGCGGAAGTTGCCATGAAAACCGCCGACGGTACCGTTGACGGGCGCGGCACGGTTATTGGTGATGCCGATGCCGACTATCGCAACGATGGCGGCTATGTGCTGGACGGCCCCGAGTTTTTAACCATGTTCGAAGGTGCAACCGGCGAAGCTTTAAGCACCGTTGATTACATTCCGCCGCGCGGCGACGATATCAACGCAATTTGGGGTGATGATTACGGCAACCGTGTCGACCGCTTTTTGGCGGGCGTTGCGTATTTGGACGGTAAAACTCCAAGCCTGGTAATATCTCGTGGTTACTACACCCGCGCGGTGGTGGCCACCTATAACTTCGATGGCAATAACCTAACTCAGAACTGGGTTTACGATTCGAATAACGATACCGGTGCGAGCCTTGCAGGGCAGGGTGCTCACAGCCTGAGCGTTGCCGATGTTGACAGTGACGGCGCAGATGAAATCATCTTTGGTGCCGCCACCTTGGATAACGACGGCTCTGTGCTTTACAGCACGGGATTAGGTCATGGGGATGCTCTTCATGTGACCGATATTATTCCAGGCAATGATGGCTTGGAAATTTTTATGGTGCACGAAAGTTCAGGAGCATATATCACCGACGAAGGTAACTTTGGTGTCGAAGTGCACGATGCTGCCACCGGCGAAATCTTGATTTCCCAGCCGAGTAATGGCGAGGGTGACGATGTTGGTCGTGGTGTGACTGGCGATATCGACCCGAACTATCCAGGTATGGAAAGCTGGGGTTCTCGCGGTGGTTTGATGGCCGCTGACGGTTCAATTATTTCCGAAAACAAGCCGGCCATGAACTTTATGGTTTGGTGGGACGGCGATCTTAACCGTGAAATGCTGGACGGCACCGAAATTACCAAGTGGAATTCGGAGTCTCTGCTGGTAGAGAAAGAACCTTTGTTTAACGCGGGCACTTTCTCTAACGGGCTGGCCGTTTCGAATAATGGCACCAAGGCCACACCGGCATTATCGGCGGATATTCTGGGGGACTGGCGCGAAGAGGTTGTTCTCGCCAACGAATCCAGCACCCGTTTGATGATCTACTCAAGCAACATTCCGACGGATATTCGTCTGCCGACGCTGATGCATGACCGCCAATATCGAACGGCTATTGCCTGGCAGAACGTGGGTTACAACCAGCCGCCACACCCGAGCTTTTATATGGGGTCGGACATGGAGTTGTATGACCATGTGATCAAGGAGTTGCCCCAATTTAAAACGCAGGCCGTCGCAGGCCAGGCGGCAACTGGGGTTACTGTTCAGGGTAATAACGACAATATTCTGGTCAAAGTTTTCCCAGGGGATGCCGCACTTGGCTCGGCCACTATCTTCCGCGCGACGGTCAATGATCGCTCAGCGGCGACAGAAGTGGGCATGCTGGAAGGTGGTCAAACGTCTTTTGTCGACGAGACAGCCGTTCCGGATGTGACCTATTACTATTGGGTTGAAGCCGATATTGCCGGGCTTGATGGCGCTTACGAGGCGCGTATGACGTCTACGCTTATCCCCCGGGTTGCGGTGGCAAGTATGGATAACTACGTGGATTTAACCTGGGCGACCAGTCTTAACCTGAGCGATGTTTATATTTATCGCGCACCCACCGACGAGGAAGGCATGGTTCCCGAAAAACCAACGTCCTCCTATGCGCAGGTGAATGGTAAGGCGAGAACCTGGAGCGATGCAGGTACCGAAGAAGGGCAAAAATACTATTACTGGGTTGAGCTGGTAACAGCTGCTGGTGATTCCATTGTTGCCGATCCAGTGTTTGGTGAAAATTTGGTTGTGCCTAAAACCAACCTCAATGCGACCTATGAAAACGGCGTTCTGAATGTTTGTTGGAACCTTGAGAATGTCGAGCCGGGCGCTACCTACAATGAACTCTACCGCAATGATCAGAATCAGGCGGGTGGTCGCACGCGGATTTATCCGATTAGCGATCCAGCTGTGATCTATGACGGTTGCTTTGAGGACGTAGGGCCTGAAGGTGGTTTCCCTGAGGGGCAAGGTTACTGGTATATGTTCAAGCAGGTGGGTAACACGGAAATTGTCGGTCCGTTTGGTAACGGCCTTGCGAGCAATGTAACCAACCTGTCTGCTGAGCTGGATCCTTTGCTAGGCACCATTAACGTAACCTGGAACCTTTGGAATTTTGGTCAGGATATCGTCAATGTTGATCTGTATCGCAATACCAGCGCCTCGATGAGTGGCCGAACTCTGGTGCGTGAAGATGTGCGCGCTCGTGACGGTCGTTTGCGTGACACAGGTGGTAATGACGGCTTTGTTGAAGGGGAAACCTATTGGTACTCCTTTGAAGTACTGCTGGCCGACAACACCGTGATCAATACCGACCCGGAAGGCGAAGTGCTGTTTGAATTGCCCGCGCCTGAAACAAATCTGATTACTCGTCTGGAAGACGGCGGTATTCGTATCGACTGGAATCTCGAGAACTTCCAGGGCGAAATGAGTCAGATCGAGCTGCTGCGCAATACTGAAGCGTCGGACCAAGGTGCTATGGTGGTTGCCTCTGAAGAGCTTGAGCCGCGCGGCGTTTACGCCGAGTACGACGGCCTGGTAGAAGGGCAGACTTACTGGTACATGATGCGCGTTACTATGGCGAACGGCGATATTATTACCGGCGAAGCTCTGGGCGAAATTGTGTACGAAGCTAATCCGACTACCACGAGCGTAACCATTAACGAAAATGAAGATGGTTATTGCGAGATTTCAAATGGTGCGATTGAGAGCAACTGGGCAGGCTTTGAAGGTGATGGTTTCTCCAACACGGATAATGCTGAAGGGGAATTTATTTCCTATAAAGTCAATATCCAGGAGGCTGGCACTTATCGCTTCTTGCTTCGCTATGCGAATGGTGCCGGAGATAACCGTTTCGCTCTTGTCGATATCAACAGCCAGATCGGTGCAGCGACAATCGATATGGAAAGCACCAGTGGTTGGGATGTTTGGATGGAAACCCACGTTGACGTCGAGCTCGAGCCGGGTGAGACGGACATCAAACTGCGCGCCGGCTCCGGTGGTGGTTTGGGTAACGTCGACTATCTGTTTATCGATGCCTTGACCACAGACAGTGCGCCACAACGGATTGCTTGCGCACCCTAA
- a CDS encoding TRAP transporter large permease codes for MLDAAFVLIASFALLLVLGIPIGICIAVSSVITIALVLPLEIALFTTAQKIFSSLDSFSLLAVPFFILSGVMMNTGGIAIRLVNFAKLFSGQIPGSLSHTNIAGNMMFGAISGSAIAASTSIGGVMVPMSKKEGYKNSFAAAVNIASAPTGMLIPPTTAFILYALASGGTSIAALFAGGLIAGVLWGGGCMLVTYFIARRRGYRSERLVEKGTALRVTLEALPSLLLIIVVVVGIIAGVFTAIEASAVAVVYTAFLTMVVYRSVSMAGLRDVLAQTLVMSGIIMFLLGTSSVMSFAMAITGLPELISGMILGLSDNPIIVLLVITLFLLLIGTFMDIGPAILIFTPILLPIALKIGVDPVHFGILMVYNLCIGTITPPVGSGLYVGASVANEKVEKILPSLMPFYGVIILVLLLIALVPEVTLFLPRILEL; via the coding sequence ATGCTTGATGCCGCTTTTGTTTTAATAGCGTCTTTCGCTTTGTTGCTGGTGTTGGGCATTCCCATTGGTATTTGTATCGCCGTGTCATCGGTGATCACTATTGCCTTGGTGTTACCTTTGGAAATCGCCCTGTTTACCACGGCGCAAAAAATATTTTCGAGTCTGGATAGCTTTTCCCTGTTGGCGGTTCCGTTTTTTATTTTATCCGGCGTGATGATGAACACCGGTGGTATCGCAATTCGCTTGGTGAATTTTGCCAAGCTTTTTAGTGGGCAGATTCCGGGCTCGCTCTCCCATACCAATATTGCTGGCAATATGATGTTTGGTGCGATATCCGGTTCGGCCATTGCGGCCTCTACCTCTATCGGTGGCGTGATGGTGCCCATGAGCAAAAAAGAGGGTTACAAAAACTCTTTTGCGGCGGCGGTCAATATCGCTTCGGCGCCTACGGGCATGCTTATTCCTCCCACCACGGCATTTATTTTGTATGCGCTCGCCAGCGGCGGCACTTCAATTGCGGCGCTGTTTGCCGGCGGTTTGATTGCCGGTGTGCTCTGGGGTGGTGGATGCATGCTGGTGACTTATTTTATTGCGCGGCGCCGGGGTTATCGCTCGGAGCGACTGGTGGAAAAAGGCACGGCGCTTCGGGTGACTCTTGAGGCCCTGCCGAGCTTACTGCTGATTATTGTAGTCGTGGTGGGCATTATCGCGGGCGTGTTTACCGCGATTGAAGCCTCGGCAGTGGCTGTGGTTTACACCGCCTTTCTTACCATGGTGGTGTATCGCTCGGTATCCATGGCGGGCTTGCGCGATGTGCTGGCGCAAACGCTGGTGATGTCCGGCATTATTATGTTCCTTTTGGGCACCTCGTCGGTAATGTCTTTTGCCATGGCCATTACCGGTCTGCCGGAATTGATCAGCGGCATGATTCTCGGCCTGTCGGATAATCCCATTATTGTGTTGTTGGTGATAACGCTTTTCCTGTTGTTGATCGGCACCTTTATGGACATTGGCCCGGCTATTTTAATTTTCACCCCAATCCTTTTGCCCATTGCCTTAAAGATTGGTGTAGACCCGGTGCACTTCGGCATTTTGATGGTTTACAACCTGTGCATAGGCACGATTACTCCGCCGGTGGGCAGTGGCTTGTACGTGGGCGCCAGTGTCGCCAATGAAAAAGTGGAAAAAATATTACCGTCTCTGATGCCGTTTTATGGCGTGATCATCTTGGTTTTGCTGCTGATCGCTTTAGTGCCTGAGGTGACTTTGTTTTTACCAAGAATCTTGGAGTTGTAG